The DNA region GGGTACGTTTGGAGAATCGGACTTATTTATGGTTTCAATCAATCAAGATGGCACTTTTGGTACACCACAAAACTTAGGCTCTAATATTAACACGGAGGCAAGAGAGACATTTCCTTTTATAACAAGTGAGGAAATATTATATTTTTCATCTGATGGTCATCCTGGTTTAGGTGGGTTGGACGTTTTTGCAACCAAAATAAAAAGACAAGATTTTTCAGGTAAAGTATTTAATTTAGGTAAACCTATAAATAGTAGCAGTGATGATTTTACTTTTATATTTAATGAAGAGTTAAGAACGGGTTATGTTGCTTCCAATCGAGATGAGGGATTAGGTAATGATGATATCTATAGTTTTACGGAGACAAAAGAATTAATTTTTGATTGTAATCAAAAAGTTACTGGAACGGTTAGGGATAAAATTTCCAATGAAGTTTTAATAGGGGCTACAGTAAAAGTTTTGGATGAAAACAATGAAGAATTACTATCGACCATAACTGATTCTAAAGGTAACTATAGTTTAGAATTAGATTGTCATAAAGGGAATTTTGTAAGAGCTTTAATGGAGGGCTATATTCCATTTGAAGAATATATAGGTGCATCGGATGGAAAACCTAAAATAATTGATTTTTATTTGGAAAGAGATCGTTTAACTGCTGGTTTTGGAGATGATTTGGCAAAACTTTTACAATTGAGTACAATATATTTTGATTTTGATAAGTATAATATCAGGAAAGATTCTGAGGTAGAAATAGAAAAGGTAATTGCGGCTATGGAAAAGTACCCAAGCCTAAAATTAAAAGTAAATTCCCATACTGATAGTAGAGGACCTGCAGCATATAATTTGTGGCTTTCTCAAAAAAGAGCAGAATCTACGGTGAATTATATGATTAAAGAGGGGATAGATTCTTCCAGACTTGTAAGTGAGGGCTTTGGTGAAACAAAATTGCTAAATGAGTGTGAAGATGGTATTAAATGTTCATCAGCAAAACATGATGTAAATAGAAGGTCTGAGTTTATTATTTTAGAATAATTTGTATAAAATACTACAATCAAAAGCAACTCTATTAGAGTTGCTTTTTTAGTTAGTAATACGCTTGAAAGCCTAGGATATTAGGTTGATAATAGACCAATTACCTAATAATTTTTTATTTTAACAGCTCCATTTTAGGTATTCACTTAGGTTATTTCCAACTTCACAACATTTATTGTGCCCTGCTTTAAGACATAGTTATTTTTACGGATGATATT from Maribacter dokdonensis DSW-8 includes:
- a CDS encoding OmpA family protein, with protein sequence MKHKVKFIILTFLICNGLAFAQERLIQKGNEKFESYSFSPAIDIYKKVLEKGYVSADLLRKLGNSYYYNADYKDAASIYKQLVSDYSNEVTAEDYFKYAQALKSTGEYDTSKSIMNKFIDITKKDGRATAFNDEADFMADIEKNSGRYNLGPFEFNSPYSEFAPSFYKEGLIFSSDRDTGNFARYRHTWNAKDFLDLYEVNADSSSLNQVKKLGENVNTRYHESTSAITKDGKTLFFTRNNIEKRKTVKDEKGIVRLKILRAQMTDEGIWGEVEELPFNSDSYSVANPALSPDEKTLYFASDMPGTFGESDLFMVSINQDGTFGTPQNLGSNINTEARETFPFITSEEILYFSSDGHPGLGGLDVFATKIKRQDFSGKVFNLGKPINSSSDDFTFIFNEELRTGYVASNRDEGLGNDDIYSFTETKELIFDCNQKVTGTVRDKISNEVLIGATVKVLDENNEELLSTITDSKGNYSLELDCHKGNFVRALMEGYIPFEEYIGASDGKPKIIDFYLERDRLTAGFGDDLAKLLQLSTIYFDFDKYNIRKDSEVEIEKVIAAMEKYPSLKLKVNSHTDSRGPAAYNLWLSQKRAESTVNYMIKEGIDSSRLVSEGFGETKLLNECEDGIKCSSAKHDVNRRSEFIILE